Part of the Triticum urartu cultivar G1812 chromosome 2, Tu2.1, whole genome shotgun sequence genome, AAAGCAAAAATCATTTGAGGTGGGCATATTAATTGATGCGAGAAAAACAGCATACATCCGTCCATGTCCGCCATTTCTTTTTCCGATGGGTCAGTGTGTAGTATGTGGGCAGGTAGGTCTCTTGTAGTCCAGCCGTCCAGGCATGATTAAGTGAGACGACTTTGTCGATGGCGCCGTCGCCATCCAGCAGTTATCGGTCCATCGGTATGTATAGTTGTATATATAGTGGTGTTTACGCAGCCTCACTGCTATCCACACGTACGAGTACGAGTACAGGCTCGACAGACATACTAGTACCGACATCTACTGTGCTCCACCTCTTGTGTTCAGACTCGAGATGCACACACCTGAATATAATGTTCAACTACTGCATGCTACCTCACATGTACAGTAGATGTAGGGTACGTCTTGTCTTGTACTAAGTCGTTAGCAGTCGACACCATCTTCTCCACGCAGTGATGAAATGGTGCGTGTGTGTTAACTTGTCACAAACATCAATAAATCTTGCATTTCAATCGTACATGATTCGGAGAACCGATCCATGGATCCCTTCCCTCTGTACGTAGTTTTCAGGATAGATAGGCTGTCACTCTCTAAACTCAAGATCAACAGTAAACTCTATTAACTATGCCGATACTTTTTCTTTGAGACGGTAGGAGTATCTCTATCGATACTTAACGGCGTGTGAAACCTCCAGGACACGCACTCTGAATCATTGCAGCCTCAATAAATGTTTGCAGTTATAATGGATGTGACATCCATCCATCGTAGTACTAACTTGCAAATCAGCATACACATTCATACGTTACGTATACGTACGACTACTCCAGGCTAGTAGTAGCTTACATGTTGGAGTAAAATGTTTTATCATCAACATGCATCTAGCAGCGTACCGAACTCTCAGGGatctcatgcatgcatgcatgcatgcagatGATATTTTGCAATCAATCAACTCGGTAGTGGAGTAGAAGATTCAGTACCCTGTAGGGTTGGGTTAAAGAAATTAACAAGAACACCGCAGCACTGAACTGATCGACTGACGGACGGATGTTGTATGCATGCAGACCAGATCGTGTGGATCACGGTGGCCATTCTGGTGGCGCTCTTCTCGGTGCAGCGCTTCGGCACGGACAAGGTGGGCTACTTCTTCGCGCCGGTCGTCATCCTCTGGCTGCTCCTCATCGGCGGCGTCGGCGTCTACAACCTCGTCAAGCACGACATCGGCGTCCTCCGGGCCTTCAACCCCAAGTACATCGCCGACTACTTCCGCCGCAACAAGAAGGACGCCTGGATCTCCCTCGGCGGCATCCTCCTCTGCTTCACCGGCACCGAGGCTCTCTTCGCCGACCTCGGCTACTTCAGCATCCGCTCCATCCAGCTCAGCTTCGGCTTCGGCCTCGTCCCCTCCGTGCTCCTCGCCTACGCCGGCCAGGCCGCCTTCCTCCGCAAGTACCCGGAGGAGGTGGCCAACACCTTCTACAGGTCCACCCCGACGGTCCTCTTCTGGCCCACCTTCGTCCTGGCCATCGCCGCCTCCATCATCGGCAGCCAGGCCATGATCTCCTGCGCCTTCGCCACCATCTCCCACTCGCAGGCGCTGGGGTGCTTCCCGCGCGTCAAGATCCTGCACACCTCCAAGCAGTACCATGGCCAGCTCTACATCCCGGAGGTCAACTTCCTGCTGGGCTTCGCCGCCTGCGTCGTCACCGTGGCCTTCAAGACCACCGTGGTCATCGGCGAGGCGCACGGCATCTGCGTCGTCCTCGTCATGCTCATCACCACGCTGCTCCTCACCGTGGTGATGCTCCTGGTGTGGAGGATGAACGCGTGGTGCGTGGCGCTTTTCTTCGCCGTCTTCATGGCGTCCGAGTCCGTCTACCTCTCCTCGGTGCTCTACAAGTTCCTGCACGGAGGGTACATCCCCGTGGTCATCTCGGCGGTGCTCATGGCCGTCATGATGGTGTGGCACTACGTGCACGTGAAGCGCTACAAGTACGAGCTGGAGCGCACGGTGTCGCCGGACAAGGTGCGGGAGCTGCTGGACGGCCGCGACCTGCGCAAGGTGCCCGGCGTGGGGCTCTTCTACACGGACCTGGTGCAGGGGATCCCGCCGGTGTTCCCGCACCTCATCGAGAAGATCCCGTCCATCCACGCCGTGCTGCTCTTCGTCTCCGTGAAGCACCTCCCCGTCCCGCACGTGGACATGTCGGAGCGGTTCCTGTTCCGGCAGGTGGAGCCGAGGGAGCACAAGCTGTACCGGTGCGTGGCGAGGTACGGGTACCGTGACCCGCTGGAGGAGGCCAAGGACTTCGCGGCCAACCTGGTGGAGCGCCTCCAGTACTACATCCGCGACGTGAACCTGTACGGCGTGGACGTGGACGCCAAGGCCGGCAAGGTGAGCTACCCGAGCTCGCGCTGCGACAGCATGGCCAGGTCGACCCGGCGCAGCAGCATGGCGATGACGATGACGATGCAGCAGCACTACTCGTCGGCGTCCTACACGGAGAGCCTTGCGCTGGCTCGGGCAAGGTCGACGTCGTCGGGGGCCACCGGGCGCATGAACATGAACGGCCTGATCATGATGCCGTCGGCGTCCTACacggagagggagaggcaggggCGGTCCATCTACGCGGAGGAGATGATGACGCCGGCCGAGTCCTTCTCGGAGCTGGCAATGCAGGTGGTGCCGTCGGGGCGGTACGCGGCGAGTAGCCAGCAGCTGTTCCAGGCGGCGAAGATGAGCCTGGAGGAGATGGCCAAGATCGAGGAGGAGCAGAGGTACATCGAGCGGGAGATGGAGAAGGGGGTGGTGTACATCATGGGGGAGAACGAGGTGGTGGCGCGGCCTCACTCCTCGCTGCTCAAGAAAGTCATCGTCAACTACGTCTACGCCTTCCTCAGGAAGAACTGCAGGCAAGGGGATAAGATGCTCGCCATCCCAAGAAGCCAGCTGCTCAAGGTCGGAATGTCTTACGAGATCTAGCTACCACTCCACCATTAGCGGACCGGCCTCGACACCCTCTACTACCTAGCATGCATGCAGCTCCGTATGGCCCCGGCCGGGTACTATTGGTTTCGAACGCTTGTGGAGGACCCATCGACCAGGAGGTTAATGTGAATTACGTACATGCGTGTGGATCAATGGCGCCACTTGCATATACTATATATGGAAGGATACGATGATCATCCATCGATCAAGGCAGATACGTAGTATTGTATACTGCTAAGGCGTACATAGCACCCTTGTATTGTAGTATATCTTTGTATTTGTAGGTTGATGTAATTCTTCTCCCCAGTTCATTTCATCATTTTTAGTTCACTGTGCGTGCATTAGGAATATGGAACTTTGCCTGGTGTCAGGTGGCTGTGAGTCATTTCGTCGGACGCTATGCAAAAGGGTGTCACTCGCCAAATCGCACATTTGTTGAGTTTCTTCCACATGGACTGAATTCCTGTCACGTACCACTCGACTAACTTATCTGTGTTCTTTAGTCTATAACTAGCCATACCCGCGCGGCGGCACGCCACGCCTCGTCGATACATAGTGTCTATAAGTGATgtctttattgtatgcaataaATTTCAAATGAAAGTAACAGTACTGTATGGATAAAGTTATATTCTaaaaaaagaaaataatatgCATAGAAGCAAACTGGGAGGCGAATTGGAAAACATGAATTTATTCATCACATGGTCAATATATTTTGCAAAGTAGAAAATACACATTGCCATTATCACACCAACAAGATCGAACACATTAGAGCCATTCATAGCTTATATCATTCTAGTGAGACCTCCCGGGTGATTGGTGCGTGCGATGAAGTGGTAGCTTTTGCATATTCTTGCGTACGATCTTGTTGTGGCTTAGCATGGTTGCATGAGATTACTGAATCATCAATATGTGGGCGGTGAGAATGCAATGGTATGATGCCTTAAATTTGGTTGCATATCTTTGCCAAGACCTTAGTCCGTCTTGTGAGCTCATTTCGCTGAGTAATTATTTGCTAGTTGTTGCTGCTCCAAACAATATGAACTGGTTTCTATGCAAACTTGAAGTATGATGTATCAACTTTAGGGTGCATAATGGTTAAATTAGCTCATTCATGTTGAGGTTTCATTGTAAGACATGGGGCAGTGTGATGTCGATGATTTATGTTGAGTTTCCATGTGTTGTAAAAGGAAGTCTCATGTATCAACTCTTTGATTGTTTGACTGGTTGCTAGTTTTGGTTGCCGTGGCCGGTCGGGAGGGAGAGTGCAATCGTGTTACCGATGTTCTGTTTGTCCACAAACCACGCGAGAAACGCGTGTCCTGAGCGCGCGAGCCCCCCCCAGGATGTCCAAACCGCGCCAGAACGCCGCAGCTCGGCCACCGAGCTCGTCGCTGCGTCGATCCTTTTGGTCCCGGCATAGCCTTGCACATGCCAGCAGACTTGTTATGCAGCACAATAGCGGGTGACAGCCAAGGCGCCCATGCATCACATGTATCTTCACTTCTTCAGTCATAGCACGCAAGCCCCGTGCGCGAGCGCGGCGCACCTGGCCAAGAGAGCAAGCAGGAAGCCGCCGTCATGTCCTCCGCTTACCGCCCTACAACTTACACAAAGGTGGCGTGATAGGGAGCTCGGGCGCGTGCCGACATAGGTGCTAGGCTAGCCGAAGCGGCAGTTTCCCACGACGATGACGGGGGACTGAGGGCTTCGGTGGCCTGGACGCGTGCAATATCAACACATGGGCAGCGCCAGATGCCTTCAGGTGTCGACCATGAGGTGCGCCTGGGAGACACAGgacgcgggggggggggagggggggggcgccggcagCCTGTGCGGGGGCGATCTAGAGGCGCGGCGGGCTTGAGGTCAAGAGCACCGGCTCACGGGCCTGCACGACGACGGGAGAACCAACAACGGCACCAGGGACGACGTGCGGATGCGGCCTGAGTTCTTCCTCCCGCATAGAGGCACCTCCGCCATCACTTTCCCTCCTCGGTCGTGGTCTTCGCGCACACCTCCTGTGCATCACCACCTTGGCCATGCGGAGGAGAGATGGGGAGCCGCCGCCGGGAGACGAGATGAAGGCCGGCGCCGGGAGCGAAGATGCGTTGGGGGCTCCGGCGAGGGACAGGAGCGCCGCCCCGCTGCTCGACAATTGTTGTGATGCAGGCGGGAGAAGGAGGTGGCTTTTATAGGCTCATACGGCGGCCAATCGGTGGTGAGTCGTACACGGAGCTTCGATGGAGCCCTCCAGAAAAAACCGGAGAGATCGGGATGGCTCAGCGGCAGAACGCAAAGTTGACCCAGAATGAAATCTGAaggaaatatctcgattcaacgGCAAAAGCAGCAGCGATAGAACATATCAGTAACATCTAGACAGGACGGTCGAAGCGGCACCGCTGTTTAGAATCGTAGGACGACACAACCTATGCAAACAGTACATGAGCCGGCCCACATGCAGTGAAAAAATGCTAAATGAACCAAACGAATCATCAAATCAGttcaaaaaaaaaattgaaactaaacACCAAATCCACAAAGCGTTTGTACACACTCGCGTACCAAAATAATACCACGCGGCACATGGACGATTCACCATGGGTCACTTTCGTACAAGTGTTTGAATCTCAGCGCAAAAACTTTGCCTGGAATAGAGGCTTGGGTATAAATTGCAAGTAAAAATTAATTAAGCATTTAGTGCATATAATTCTATTTGAAATTGCAAATGTATTGGAAAAAAGGCATAATTAGGTTGAAAAAAATGTATTTGTGTTCTTTAGTCTATGTTTAGGCGTTATCCCCCAAAAGGAATGGAATTACAAACACATGGGTGCCTGGACTGGACCGCAAACATGGAGGCTATTTGTTTTTTAGTTCCAAAAATGCAAACGAAGTCCGAAAACATTGAACTTGCACCATGCCCTCTTATGACATCAATAAGAAACGAGTTCCAAAAATTTACAATGTTTTGCCAAAAATTATGTCGTGCACTACTTAGAAACCAGACCATCCTGAAGAAGAATATTTGTTTCCAGAGGGAACGAGTCAGGTTTGAAGGCAAAGTGATGATTGCTTCATCGATTGACATTGACTTTTTTCCTACACCCAAGATACATCATTCAAGGTTCCTTTGCTATATTTATATCATTAAGTGCATTTCTAGGCATTTAGTGTGTATACAATTTCAGACTGGAAGTGCATGAAAGAGTTGGCAAAATTGGGTTAAAAAATATTATTTGTGTTCTCTAGTCTATGTTTAGGCCTTATCTAAGAAAAGGCAAGGAATTACAAACATGAAGGTGCCAAGACTCGACTCCGAACATGGAGGTAATTGATTTTTCAATTTAGAAACATGCAAACGAAGTCcgaaaacatgaaacttggcatggtgctATTGCATCGGTATGTTGTAGTAAAACTTTATGATTGTTTTTTGCAAAATTAGTAACCGGGCCATCCACGAGAAAGAATCTAATGTTTTGGGAGGGAACAAGTAAGGTCTAAAGGCAAAGTGATGGTTGCTTCACCAGTTAAGTTTGAAAAAAGGGAAAACTACACTCAAGATACAACACTAAATGACACATATAAAAAATTCGCATTTTTGGGGTCTATTTGCTATATTTTAGTCAGTAGCCGTATTTATAGACATTTAGTGCAtataagtcaaatttgaactgcaagtGCATGTAAAAGTTTGTGAAATTGGGTTAAAATACTATTTGTGTTTTTTAGGCATCATATGTCCTCATATTTTTAGGCCTTATACATGAAAAATAATTGGAAGAAAATTAAAtagagaaagaaagaaaaggagaaaaggggggggggggggggacagtCAAAAGGAGTTTGTCGAATGTATCACTCCGCAAACCCGTGGTTTTAGGGGGGGTGGGTTAAGAGGAATGTGGAGACCTCCTACTTGATGCATGTGCGTGTCAACTATGGGTGTCATCAAACAAGCCAAGACAAATGGGCCTGCCCACTTAGC contains:
- the LOC125537613 gene encoding potassium transporter 22-like; the encoded protein is MAEQQQKGGDDEVLEVECALDMPEVVQRQDSLYRDASRAGGASHHGHERWGKTLRLAFQCVGVLYGDIGTSPLYVYSSTFTAGVRHTDDLLGVLSLIIYSFILFTMVKYVYIALRANDDGDGGTFALYSLISRHAKVSLVPNQQAEDELHILEQDDPKSFSRRRALATLQLASPAAYRAQRVKELLETSKPVRISLFLLTILATAMVISDACLTPAISVLSAVGGLKEKAPHLTTDQIVWITVAILVALFSVQRFGTDKVGYFFAPVVILWLLLIGGVGVYNLVKHDIGVLRAFNPKYIADYFRRNKKDAWISLGGILLCFTGTEALFADLGYFSIRSIQLSFGFGLVPSVLLAYAGQAAFLRKYPEEVANTFYRSTPTVLFWPTFVLAIAASIIGSQAMISCAFATISHSQALGCFPRVKILHTSKQYHGQLYIPEVNFLLGFAACVVTVAFKTTVVIGEAHGICVVLVMLITTLLLTVVMLLVWRMNAWCVALFFAVFMASESVYLSSVLYKFLHGGYIPVVISAVLMAVMMVWHYVHVKRYKYELERTVSPDKVRELLDGRDLRKVPGVGLFYTDLVQGIPPVFPHLIEKIPSIHAVLLFVSVKHLPVPHVDMSERFLFRQVEPREHKLYRCVARYGYRDPLEEAKDFAANLVERLQYYIRDVNLYGVDVDAKAGKVSYPSSRCDSMARSTRRSSMAMTMTMQQHYSSASYTESLALARARSTSSGATGRMNMNGLIMMPSASYTERERQGRSIYAEEMMTPAESFSELAMQVVPSGRYAASSQQLFQAAKMSLEEMAKIEEEQRYIEREMEKGVVYIMGENEVVARPHSSLLKKVIVNYVYAFLRKNCRQGDKMLAIPRSQLLKVGMSYEI